A segment of the Terriglobales bacterium genome:
ATCGCCGAGGATGTGATTTTCTGGGTGAGCGGGGCGGACGTGCGGCACATGGGCGGGCAAAAAGCGCCGAAGGACGAGGCGCTGGGAGAGAAGCCGGAAGTGCATTAGGCGGTTTCGAGTTTCCAGTTTCCAATTCCACAAAAACAGCAGATGCATTGCCCCTCGACTGCGCCCGCGGATGGCGGGCTGCGCTCGGGGCGACAGTGGTGACGGCGCCCGGGCGGGTTATCCTGAGCAGGATTCGCGGAGGCAGCCATGTCTTCCCTGCCGTTCAAGCCCGGTGATTCGGCCTCGGTTAGTCGCACCATCGGCAACAAGGAAATCCAGGCGTTCGCCGCATTGTTCGACGATTACAACCCTTTGCACGTTGACGATGCCTATGCCGGGCGCAGCCGCTTCGGCGGGCGGATCGCGCATGGGGTCATCTGTCTGGGGCTGATCTCGCACCTCATCGGGATGAAGCTGCCGGGCACGGGAGCCATTTACCTGGGTCAGAGCGCGCGTTTCCTGAAGCCGGTGCGGGTGGGAGATACCGTCACGGCGAGCGTAGAAGTGACGAAGATACGCGCGGACAAGCCGATTCTCACGCTGGCGACGCGCTGCGTGAATCACAAGGATGAGGTGGTGATGGAGGGAGAGGCGGTGGTGATGTGGGAGGGAGGCTAGTTTCTAGTTCCCAGTTCTCAGTTCTCGGTTGTTTTCAGTTTCAGCCGAATGTCACGCCTTGGCTTGACCCTGCGACCTGCGGCCTGTAGAACACGGTTACCCATTCATGCCGCTCTACCTCATCACTGGAGTTGCGGGTTTTATCGGATCTGCCATTGCCCATGCGCTGGTAGAGCGCGGGGAGCAGGTGCGCGGAGTGGACAACCTCTCCACCGGCCGCATGGAGAACATCGCCGGCATCGACAAGAGAATCGACTTTCGCCAAGCCGACCTGCTGGACGCCGCGGTCGCGGCCGAAGCCTGCCGGGGCGTGGACTACGTGCTGCACCAGGCAGCCATTCCGTCGGTGCCGCGCTCGGTGGCTGACCCGGTGGGCTCGAACCGGGCGAATGTAGACGCCACCGTGAACCTGCTGGAGGCCGCAAGGAAGGCGGGAGTGAAGCGCGTGGTGTACGCGGCGTCGTCTTCCGCGTACGGGGATACGCCTACGCTTCCCAAACGCGAAGACATGACGCCCGATCCGATCTCACCTTACGCCGTGGCCAAGCTGGCGGGAGAACTGTACATGACGTCGTTCTGGCGCTGCTACGGCCTGGAGACGGTGTCGCTGCGCTACTTCAACATTTTCGGGCCGCGGCAGGACGCGAACTCGGAATATTCCGCGGTGCTGGCGCGGTTCATCACCCGGATGCTGGACGGCAAGCCGCCGGTGATCTATGGCGACGGAGAGCAGAGCCGGGATTTCACCTACATCGACAACGCCGTCGCGGCCAACCTGCTGGCCTGCACCCGGCCGGCTGCGGAAGTGGCGGGGCGGGTGTTCAACATCGCCGGTGGAAAGCGGGTCACCATCAACGAGGTCTGCCGGCTGGTGAAGAAGTTGACGGGATTCGCGGGCGAGCCGCAGCATGAGGCGGAGCGCGCGGGCGACATCAAGCACTCGTTGGCCGACATCAGCCTGGCCAAGAAGCACTTGGCGTACGAGCCGACGGTGGACCTGGAAGAGGGGCTCAGAAGAACGGTGGAGTGGTACCGGAAGGGCGGTTCCTAGTTTCGAGTTTCCAGTTTCCAGTTCGCTTTCCGCACTCCACCTTCCGCCAGAGCCAGCCACAGGCCCAACAGCCTACCGGGCCTTCGCCGCTTTCTTGGCGGCGCGCATGATGGTCTTTTTCATACGGCCGCCGGCGGCCCAGTAGAGGCTGATTTCGTGGCCGTCGGCGTCGTTGAGGTAAGCGTGCTTCCAGCCCCAGGGCATCATGCGTGGAAGCTGGATGAAGTACACGCCTTTCTCCCGCAGCCTGCGGCAGAATTCGTCCAGGTCGGGAGTCTCGAAGTAGAGCCGCACGCCTTCCGCGGCGACTGACGCTCCCGGTCCAGCCATGTGCAAGGCGATGGTGCCTTCACCGAACGGCGCGCACAGGCGGGCGTAAACGGGCTTGCCTTCGTAGCGGAATTCGTCCACCACTTTCATGCCCAGCAGCTTGGTGTAAAAGGGCAAGGCACGTTCAACGTCGCGCACGTAGACCATGGCGTGGTTGAGGTCGAGGCCCCGGGGTTGAGCCGGCTTCTTGGGCTTGGGCCTGGGCTTCGATTTGGACTTTGGCTTTCTGACCTTCTTCCCGGCCTTTTTCGGCATGGCGGCGCTCGCGGTTGGAATAGGCGGCCATTGTATACGGCTATCACGGCGCATTCGGCTGCGCTGTGGTTAAATAGTGCCGCGATGGCAGGCGAACGCAAGATACGCGTGCTGGTGGCCAAGCCGGGCCTGGACGGGCACGACCGCGGGGCCAAGGTGATTGCGCGGGCGCTGCGCGATGCCGGCATGGAAGTGATTTACACCGGGTTGCGGCAGACGCCGGAAATGATCGCCAACGCCGCCCTGCAGGAAGACGTGGACGTGATCGGGCTTTCGATCCTCTCCGGGGCGCACAACGCCATTGTGCCGCGGGTGATGGAGCTGTTGCGGCAAAGCAAGATGGATGACGTGCTGGTGGTAATCGGCGGCATCATCCCCGACGAGGACATCGCGCGCATGAAGCAGGCCGGGGTGGCGGGCATCTTCCAGCCGGGGACGTCGCTGGAGGAGATCGTGCAGTTCATCCGCGGCAACGTGAAGCCGC
Coding sequences within it:
- a CDS encoding MaoC family dehydratase translates to MSSLPFKPGDSASVSRTIGNKEIQAFAALFDDYNPLHVDDAYAGRSRFGGRIAHGVICLGLISHLIGMKLPGTGAIYLGQSARFLKPVRVGDTVTASVEVTKIRADKPILTLATRCVNHKDEVVMEGEAVVMWEGG
- a CDS encoding SDR family oxidoreductase codes for the protein MPLYLITGVAGFIGSAIAHALVERGEQVRGVDNLSTGRMENIAGIDKRIDFRQADLLDAAVAAEACRGVDYVLHQAAIPSVPRSVADPVGSNRANVDATVNLLEAARKAGVKRVVYAASSSAYGDTPTLPKREDMTPDPISPYAVAKLAGELYMTSFWRCYGLETVSLRYFNIFGPRQDANSEYSAVLARFITRMLDGKPPVIYGDGEQSRDFTYIDNAVAANLLACTRPAAEVAGRVFNIAGGKRVTINEVCRLVKKLTGFAGEPQHEAERAGDIKHSLADISLAKKHLAYEPTVDLEEGLRRTVEWYRKGGS
- a CDS encoding VOC family protein, with the translated sequence MPKKAGKKVRKPKSKSKPRPKPKKPAQPRGLDLNHAMVYVRDVERALPFYTKLLGMKVVDEFRYEGKPVYARLCAPFGEGTIALHMAGPGASVAAEGVRLYFETPDLDEFCRRLREKGVYFIQLPRMMPWGWKHAYLNDADGHEISLYWAAGGRMKKTIMRAAKKAAKAR
- a CDS encoding cobalamin B12-binding domain-containing protein → MAGERKIRVLVAKPGLDGHDRGAKVIARALRDAGMEVIYTGLRQTPEMIANAALQEDVDVIGLSILSGAHNAIVPRVMELLRQSKMDDVLVVIGGIIPDEDIARMKQAGVAGIFQPGTSLEEIVQFIRGNVKPRGVPA